The following proteins are co-located in the Deinococcus aquaedulcis genome:
- a CDS encoding eCIS core domain-containing protein has protein sequence MSAPIFKKREQQQEPRPSTSPAPEQEPPSPLRLAQQAVQRHTTRPLTFQRQAVAPVLRAASLEQAEVARVQVQRRAVVEQLRSFPLGEGAPVQRKAELIPTKPQSPAEWVTVMRHQAEQVEGQALDTRQYAQFTALQRQVAHTLAQGFRSDRGPVQARYDTYGEHLATLQRHEISAPVSRVVLGMVPAGERLALQRAVDVALQRYEAKAQQEASWEQRQRLQRQLAELDVEATQPVLQRIQAKRGSGNPLPEAIQRHLEQGLNHDLSKVRIHDDTEADKLAKGVNSIAFTTGTDIFFQSGKFNPNTQSGLELLAHEVTHTVQQAQGRVGPGIDPDAGLEAEARSMGRHLANTSEAIKINPRPGRSHRLKVIGKNLGVQRKLSIQRALPVVAVWIGKTIVTGSIDNFIDYAIAVLLGLPAPGFWDKAGNFALNAIPGVGEAKKAKKIAELSSALGKVIGSLQDLEKLGDAGKSAAAVIRKRAGAFETAAKSGDLNTARTAWTQLIESIQNGHLVKARQLNMATYQSWATKGLTVGGQAFKVNDHFLNTLKKGGRKDIDPSEVIEALRSKPSSRAVIDGLPSVTYTNPKTGLRVFVNPDTKELVGVWPANFR, from the coding sequence GTGAGCGCGCCCATCTTCAAGAAGCGGGAGCAGCAGCAAGAACCCCGCCCTTCAACTTCTCCAGCGCCAGAACAGGAGCCGCCCAGTCCCCTTCGGCTGGCTCAACAGGCGGTGCAGCGACACACCACACGGCCACTGACGTTTCAGCGGCAGGCGGTCGCCCCGGTGTTGCGGGCGGCCAGTTTGGAGCAGGCCGAGGTGGCCCGGGTACAGGTGCAGCGGCGAGCAGTCGTAGAACAGCTGCGTTCGTTCCCATTGGGAGAGGGCGCTCCTGTTCAACGCAAAGCCGAGCTTATCCCCACCAAGCCGCAAAGCCCTGCTGAGTGGGTGACGGTGATGCGCCACCAGGCCGAGCAGGTCGAGGGCCAAGCTCTGGATACGCGCCAATATGCCCAGTTCACGGCCCTGCAACGGCAGGTAGCGCACACCTTGGCTCAGGGCTTTCGGTCTGATCGAGGCCCAGTCCAAGCGCGGTATGACACGTATGGCGAACACCTGGCCACGCTGCAACGCCATGAAATCAGCGCCCCAGTGAGCCGGGTGGTGCTGGGAATGGTGCCCGCAGGCGAACGGCTGGCCTTGCAGCGCGCCGTGGATGTGGCCTTGCAGCGTTATGAGGCGAAGGCGCAGCAGGAGGCGAGCTGGGAACAGCGTCAACGCTTGCAGCGCCAACTGGCAGAACTGGACGTGGAAGCCACTCAGCCAGTTCTGCAACGCATTCAGGCGAAACGAGGCAGCGGCAATCCGTTGCCCGAAGCAATTCAGCGGCACCTCGAGCAGGGCCTCAACCACGATCTGAGCAAGGTGCGCATTCACGACGATACGGAAGCCGACAAATTGGCCAAGGGCGTCAATTCGATTGCCTTTACGACAGGAACGGACATCTTTTTCCAGAGTGGGAAGTTCAATCCGAACACGCAGAGTGGCCTCGAACTGCTGGCCCACGAGGTCACCCATACGGTACAGCAAGCTCAAGGTCGCGTCGGTCCAGGCATTGACCCCGATGCGGGCCTGGAAGCCGAGGCCCGCAGTATGGGACGCCACCTAGCCAACACATCAGAGGCCATCAAAATCAACCCGCGTCCCGGCCGATCCCACCGGCTCAAAGTGATAGGGAAAAACCTCGGCGTTCAGAGAAAGCTCAGCATTCAGCGGGCCCTCCCTGTCGTGGCGGTCTGGATAGGAAAAACTATTGTTACGGGAAGCATCGATAACTTTATCGACTACGCCATCGCAGTTCTTCTGGGTCTTCCTGCGCCCGGCTTCTGGGATAAGGCGGGCAACTTTGCGCTGAATGCAATCCCGGGGGTTGGCGAAGCCAAGAAAGCCAAGAAGATTGCGGAGCTCTCCAGTGCGCTGGGGAAGGTCATCGGTTCTCTTCAAGACCTCGAGAAGCTGGGGGATGCAGGAAAAAGCGCGGCAGCAGTCATTCGCAAAAGAGCAGGGGCCTTTGAAACTGCCGCCAAATCTGGAGACCTTAATACCGCACGTACGGCCTGGACCCAGCTGATCGAGAGTATTCAAAATGGTCATCTGGTCAAAGCACGCCAATTGAACATGGCGACATACCAGAGTTGGGCCACCAAAGGATTGACAGTGGGTGGGCAGGCATTCAAGGTAAATGACCATTTCCTGAATACCCTTAAAAAAGGAGGGCGCAAAGATATCGATCCCAGCGAGGTGATAGAAGCCCTGAGATCAAAACCTTCATCTCGAGCCGTCATCGATGGTCTCCCCAGCGTGACCTACACCAACCCCAAAACAGGCTTGCGGGTTTTTGTCAATCCAGACACCAAAGAACTTGTCGGCGTCTGGCCCGCAAACTTCAGGTGA
- a CDS encoding TIGR00282 family metallophosphoesterase produces MRVLFIGDVFGQPGRRVLGAHLPTLRGQADFVIVNMENAAGGFGLHREAADAALKAGVHCITLGNHAWHHKDVYVMMQDEGTYPIVRPLNYSDPGTPGVGWRTFTVKTATGPQRLTVVNLLGRVFMEAMANPFRAMDELLERDDLGTVFVDFHAEATSEKQAMGWHLAGRVAAVIGTHTHVPTADTRILKGGTAYQTDAGFTGPHHSIIGSGIDGPIQRFLTERPHRYGVAEGGGAELNGVFVQIEGGRATGIERYRYVEEG; encoded by the coding sequence ATGCGCGTGCTGTTTATTGGGGATGTGTTTGGCCAGCCGGGAAGGCGGGTGCTGGGCGCACATCTGCCCACCCTGCGCGGTCAGGCCGATTTCGTGATTGTGAACATGGAAAATGCCGCCGGGGGCTTTGGCCTGCACCGCGAGGCCGCCGACGCAGCCTTGAAGGCGGGCGTGCACTGCATCACCCTGGGCAACCACGCGTGGCACCACAAAGACGTGTACGTGATGATGCAGGACGAGGGCACCTATCCCATCGTGCGGCCCCTGAACTACAGCGACCCCGGCACGCCCGGCGTGGGTTGGCGCACCTTCACGGTGAAAACGGCGACTGGCCCCCAGCGCCTGACCGTGGTGAACCTGCTGGGCCGGGTGTTCATGGAGGCCATGGCCAACCCCTTCCGCGCCATGGACGAACTGCTGGAGCGCGACGACCTGGGCACGGTGTTCGTGGACTTTCACGCCGAAGCCACCAGCGAAAAGCAGGCGATGGGCTGGCACCTCGCCGGGCGGGTGGCCGCCGTGATTGGTACGCACACCCATGTGCCCACCGCCGACACCCGGATTCTGAAGGGCGGCACGGCCTACCAGACCGACGCGGGCTTCACTGGCCCGCACCACAGCATCATTGGCAGCGGCATTGACGGACCCATTCAGCGCTTTCTGACCGAGCGCCCCCACCGCTACGGGGTGGCCGAGGGGGGAGGCGCAGAACTGAACGGCGTGTTTGTCCAGATAGAGGGGGGCCGCGCCACCGGCATCGAACGGTACCGTTACGTCGAAGAGGGGTAA
- a CDS encoding phosphoenolpyruvate carboxylase codes for MTIRDDVRVLGRLLGQVLKEQEGEAFFGLVERTRALVREVRAGGDDRELREMIAGLSGTEAGNLARAFTWYFQLVNLAEEYERVRVLRASGGVRPQSLAQALHELRAQGLSAEDTEALLARLDLGLTFTAHPTEMRRRTVRRHLEAVARALPALGDEGEGGPAAEGIAAHVEALWRTPELRRLKPTVLDEVKGGLNYVASIAQALPGLQRDLNAAFREVYGRDTDATLPLSFSSWMGGDRDGNPFVTPQATREALALHRDRAQEVLLALIRQAFADLSQEEHGTEAYRDELQALFDAVQAGETVDLVGRLSALDASLRAAGQRRSADVLLTPLLTVARVFGQHLVSLDIREHSAQTGAAVAELLRAAGVEADYLALPEHAKQELLIRELRSRRPLWPAGEALPGTLETAIGPIREVREAVALAGPRAFGRYVISMAESVSDVLEPLLLAREVGLRVLPVPLFETLDDLTRAPQVVWELLSLPEYRAVLGGDVQEIMLGYSDSNKDTGFLAANWALHEAQRQISDVCRRAGVRWRFFHGRGTSIGRGGGPASRAILGQPGGTIDAGLRITEQGEALADKYSHPVLARRNLEQALYGLLLSAARPGGELKPEWLEAMTRAAQRSAQAYRALVDDPAFLPFFEAVTPIHEIARLNIASRPVRRPGAPTLGNLRAIPWVMSWTQNRAGLPGWYGLQEGLQEIGAQTAREMYAAWPFFRTVLDNAQMSLAKSDPLIFDEYLRLSSPSPLAAHLKDAYVRTVALVQEVVGAELMAGEPRLKASIGLRNPYIDPIHRIQVELLRRSRSKEGGLDEFERPLLLSIQGIAAGVRNTG; via the coding sequence ATGACGATCCGTGACGACGTGAGGGTGCTGGGCCGGCTGCTGGGCCAGGTGCTGAAAGAGCAGGAAGGCGAGGCGTTTTTTGGGCTGGTGGAGCGCACGCGCGCCCTGGTGCGCGAGGTGCGCGCTGGGGGCGACGACCGCGAACTGCGGGAGATGATCGCGGGCCTGTCGGGCACGGAGGCGGGCAACCTCGCCCGGGCTTTCACGTGGTATTTCCAGCTGGTCAATCTGGCCGAGGAATACGAGCGGGTGCGGGTGCTGCGCGCCTCGGGCGGGGTACGGCCCCAGAGTCTGGCCCAGGCCCTGCACGAGCTGAGGGCGCAGGGCCTGAGCGCCGAGGACACCGAGGCACTGCTGGCGCGGCTGGACCTGGGCCTGACCTTCACGGCCCACCCCACCGAGATGCGGCGGCGCACCGTGCGCCGGCACCTGGAAGCGGTGGCGCGCGCCCTGCCGGCCCTTGGGGACGAGGGCGAGGGTGGCCCGGCCGCCGAGGGCATCGCCGCCCATGTGGAGGCCCTGTGGCGCACCCCGGAACTGCGGCGCCTCAAACCCACGGTGCTGGACGAGGTCAAGGGCGGCCTGAACTATGTCGCCAGCATTGCCCAGGCGCTGCCGGGGTTGCAGCGCGACCTGAACGCGGCCTTCCGCGAGGTCTACGGCCGCGACACCGACGCCACCCTGCCCCTGAGTTTTTCGTCGTGGATGGGTGGGGACCGCGACGGCAATCCCTTTGTCACCCCGCAGGCCACCCGGGAGGCCCTAGCCCTGCACCGGGACCGCGCGCAGGAAGTGCTGCTGGCGCTGATCCGGCAGGCGTTTGCCGACCTGAGCCAGGAGGAACACGGCACCGAGGCCTACCGCGACGAGTTGCAGGCCCTGTTTGACGCGGTGCAGGCCGGGGAGACGGTGGACCTCGTGGGCCGGCTGTCGGCCCTGGACGCCAGCTTGCGCGCGGCCGGGCAGCGCCGCAGCGCCGACGTCCTGCTCACCCCGCTGCTGACGGTGGCGCGGGTGTTCGGGCAGCACCTGGTCAGCCTGGACATTCGCGAGCACTCGGCGCAGACGGGCGCGGCAGTGGCCGAGTTGCTGCGCGCGGCTGGGGTGGAGGCCGACTACCTGGCCCTGCCGGAGCACGCCAAACAGGAGCTCCTGATCCGCGAACTGCGCTCGCGCCGCCCGCTGTGGCCGGCGGGTGAGGCCCTGCCGGGCACGCTGGAAACCGCCATTGGCCCCATCCGCGAGGTGCGGGAAGCGGTGGCGCTGGCGGGGCCCCGGGCCTTTGGCCGCTACGTGATCAGCATGGCCGAGAGTGTCAGCGACGTGCTCGAGCCGCTGCTACTGGCGCGCGAGGTGGGCCTGCGGGTGCTGCCGGTGCCGCTCTTTGAAACCTTGGACGACCTGACCCGGGCGCCGCAGGTGGTGTGGGAACTGCTCTCGCTGCCGGAATACCGCGCGGTGCTGGGCGGCGACGTGCAGGAAATCATGCTGGGCTACAGCGATTCCAACAAGGACACCGGGTTCCTGGCCGCCAACTGGGCCCTGCACGAGGCGCAGCGGCAGATCAGCGACGTGTGCCGCCGCGCCGGGGTGCGCTGGCGCTTTTTTCACGGGCGCGGCACCTCGATTGGGCGCGGGGGCGGGCCGGCCAGCCGGGCCATCCTGGGCCAGCCGGGCGGCACCATTGACGCGGGTCTGCGCATCACGGAGCAGGGCGAAGCCCTGGCCGACAAGTACAGCCACCCCGTCCTGGCGCGGCGCAACCTCGAACAGGCGCTCTACGGCCTGCTGCTGTCGGCGGCGCGGCCCGGAGGCGAACTGAAGCCCGAGTGGCTGGAGGCCATGACGCGGGCCGCGCAGCGCAGCGCCCAGGCTTACCGCGCCCTGGTGGACGACCCGGCCTTCCTGCCCTTTTTCGAGGCGGTGACGCCCATCCACGAGATTGCCCGGCTGAACATTGCCAGCCGCCCGGTGCGCCGCCCGGGCGCGCCCACCCTGGGCAACCTGCGCGCCATTCCCTGGGTGATGAGCTGGACGCAGAACCGCGCGGGCCTGCCCGGCTGGTACGGGCTGCAAGAAGGCCTGCAGGAAATTGGCGCCCAGACGGCGCGCGAGATGTACGCCGCGTGGCCCTTTTTCCGCACAGTGCTGGACAACGCCCAGATGAGCCTGGCCAAGAGTGACCCCCTGATTTTTGACGAGTACCTGCGCCTGAGCTCCCCTTCCCCGCTGGCCGCGCACCTGAAAGACGCCTACGTGCGCACCGTGGCCCTGGTGCAGGAAGTGGTGGGCGCCGAACTGATGGCGGGCGAGCCGCGCCTGAAGGCCAGCATTGGCCTGCGCAATCCCTACATTGACCCCATTCACCGCATTCAGGTGGAACTGCTGCGCCGCAGCCGGAGCAAGGAAGGCGGCCTGGACGAGTTTGAACGCCCGCTGCTGCTGTCCATTCAGGGCATTGCGGCGGGGGTGCGGAATACGGGGTGA
- a CDS encoding alpha-amylase family glycosyl hydrolase: protein MRSLALTGALLLALASLSSAQTATPPARFEGQIIYQVMPDRFFDGNPNNNQGVNRADLRAWHGGDLPGLTQKLPYIQQLGATAVWLTPVYQQQTTNSFGTAAYHGYWPADFRNVDPHFGTLADFSTFVKAAQGAGMRVVLDQVINHYGYEAAAVRARPGWFNGEAQCSATTNKDVDCPLAGLPDLRQSDPQVRELLLGNANFWREQGVQAFRYDAIKHVEGPFLRELLAADRQAGTWTLGEWFDADTGTVADWQKEGFDSLFLFSLQAAMKGSIMAGQSLDGVRSVLARQNELVRPGEVALFLDNHDVPRFAQGTLFEDIGQERTKYGLRALMTLRGVPVIWQGTEIAMRGAADPDNRRDMRFEDQWTPGERAVFEATRDAIAVRKASPALSAGALKLLPTPETVSGDLLLFTRELNGQTVLAAWHNGKARKTYSLKLSTLGVAWAGRPAASSLFAGQNARVSVSGGYLHLSLPPQDAAAFRVE from the coding sequence ATGCGCTCCCTTGCCCTGACGGGCGCGCTGCTCCTGGCCCTGGCCAGCCTGAGCAGCGCGCAGACGGCCACGCCCCCGGCCCGCTTTGAGGGGCAGATCATCTATCAGGTCATGCCAGACCGTTTTTTCGACGGCAACCCGAACAACAACCAGGGGGTCAACCGCGCCGACCTGCGCGCGTGGCACGGCGGCGACCTGCCGGGCCTGACCCAGAAGTTGCCCTACATTCAGCAACTGGGCGCCACCGCCGTGTGGCTCACCCCCGTCTACCAGCAGCAGACCACCAACTCCTTTGGCACGGCGGCCTACCACGGCTACTGGCCGGCCGATTTCCGTAACGTGGACCCCCACTTTGGCACCCTGGCGGATTTCAGCACCTTCGTGAAGGCCGCGCAGGGGGCCGGGATGCGCGTGGTGCTTGATCAGGTGATCAACCACTACGGTTACGAGGCGGCGGCGGTGCGCGCGCGACCGGGCTGGTTCAACGGCGAAGCGCAGTGCAGCGCCACCACCAACAAGGATGTGGATTGCCCCCTGGCCGGGCTGCCCGACCTGCGCCAGAGCGACCCCCAGGTGCGCGAACTGCTGCTGGGCAACGCGAACTTCTGGCGCGAGCAAGGCGTGCAGGCCTTCCGCTACGACGCGATCAAGCATGTGGAAGGCCCCTTCCTGCGCGAGCTGCTGGCCGCCGACCGGCAGGCGGGCACCTGGACCCTGGGCGAATGGTTCGACGCCGACACGGGCACCGTGGCCGACTGGCAGAAAGAGGGCTTTGACAGCCTGTTTCTCTTCAGCCTGCAGGCGGCCATGAAGGGCAGCATCATGGCTGGGCAGAGCCTGGACGGCGTGCGCAGCGTGCTGGCGCGCCAGAACGAGCTGGTGCGCCCCGGCGAGGTGGCCCTGTTCCTGGACAACCACGACGTGCCCCGCTTTGCCCAGGGCACCCTGTTTGAAGACATCGGCCAGGAGCGCACCAAGTACGGCCTGCGCGCCCTGATGACCCTGCGGGGTGTGCCGGTGATCTGGCAGGGCACCGAAATCGCCATGCGCGGGGCCGCCGACCCGGACAACCGCCGCGATATGCGCTTTGAAGACCAGTGGACCCCCGGCGAGCGCGCGGTGTTCGAGGCCACCCGCGACGCCATCGCCGTGCGCAAGGCCAGCCCCGCCCTGAGTGCCGGCGCCCTGAAGCTGCTCCCCACCCCCGAGACGGTCAGCGGCGACCTGCTGCTGTTTACCCGCGAACTGAACGGTCAGACCGTGCTGGCCGCGTGGCACAACGGCAAGGCGCGCAAGACCTACAGCCTGAAACTGAGCACCCTGGGCGTGGCCTGGGCGGGCCGCCCCGCCGCCTCTTCCCTGTTCGCCGGCCAGAACGCCCGGGTCAGCGTTTCGGGCGGCTACCTGCATCTGAGCCTGCCGCCCCAGGATGCGGCGGCCTTCCGGGTGGAGTAA
- a CDS encoding AAA family ATPase, which yields MTPPLLLVLTGLPAAGKSTLGEALARDLQLPFVTKDEYKGLLLARQPDLPRDISGPLSFDLMWHVAGVTLRAGVSTVLETHFYRGVSEAHLLRLAQTHGARLAQVFCTAPLDVLRARHAARVASGARPGIDLPFEHALAPAHWCHTPLDLGPAPCLQLDTAAGDPLPRALAWVRQLDALPTD from the coding sequence GTGACCCCACCCCTTCTATTGGTGCTGACCGGGCTTCCGGCTGCCGGAAAATCCACCCTGGGCGAGGCGCTGGCCCGCGACCTGCAGCTTCCCTTCGTGACCAAGGACGAATACAAGGGCCTGCTGCTGGCCCGGCAGCCAGACCTGCCCCGGGACATTTCGGGGCCCCTGAGCTTTGACCTGATGTGGCATGTGGCGGGCGTGACGCTGAGGGCGGGCGTGAGCACCGTGCTCGAAACGCATTTCTACCGGGGCGTCAGCGAGGCGCATCTTCTGCGATTGGCGCAGACCCACGGCGCCCGGCTGGCCCAGGTGTTCTGCACCGCGCCGCTGGACGTGCTGCGGGCACGGCATGCGGCGCGCGTGGCTTCGGGGGCGCGGCCGGGGATAGACCTGCCTTTTGAGCACGCCCTGGCGCCCGCCCACTGGTGCCACACCCCGCTGGACCTGGGCCCGGCGCCCTGTCTGCAACTGGACACGGCCGCCGGTGACCCGCTGCCCAGGGCGCTGGCCTGGGTTCGGCAGCTTGACGCACTGCCGACGGACTGA